A region from the Pelodiscus sinensis isolate JC-2024 chromosome 11, ASM4963464v1, whole genome shotgun sequence genome encodes:
- the LOC102453681 gene encoding N-acetyllactosaminide beta-1,3-N-acetylglucosaminyltransferase 2-like isoform X2, with product MKLGYIKVYVWLACVLVANVILYTVVMLSRRPLSLQTSRRTMFIGGHMKLWQPMDLHGLPLWHLLKLYMAQLDNPILRNVTAQFNLMLPGTCGESFHGASQKLADFSSYPSQLQAFVLSMHCRDYTLLIGPADDKACSDGTQLLVAVRSQLANFDRRQAIRQTWGQTGLVRNVTVQTLFLLGRQGSGDRYPDLEALLQLERRKNKDLLLWDFQDTFYNLSLKDILFLGWLKGHCPSVEFIFLGDDDVFLRVDALVAYTGSLNATPQRGFFTGHVIQDAAPVHDSKHKYYVPESFYQGTYPPYVGGGGFLCSRDVATQLYEASCHLPLFPINNVYLGICLEELGLVPQNHPGFWTFNMEDEGQEDLCAYKDLILVEHRKPQDIIRLWRGLHDPALTC from the coding sequence atgAAGCTTGGCTACATCAAAGTCTATGTCTGGCTGGCCTGTGTCTTAGTCGCCAATGTGATACTCTACACTGTGGTGATGCTCTCAAGGAGGCCGCTCAGCCTGCAGACTTCAAGGAGAACAATGTTCATTGGGGGCCATATGAAGCTCTGGCAGCCCATGGACCTCCATGGCCTCCCACTCTGGCACCTGTTAAAGCTCTACATGGCCCAGCTGGACAACCCCATACTGAGGAATGTCACAGCTCAGTTCAATCTCATGCTGCCAGGGACGTGTGGAGAGAGCTTCCATGGGGCCTCCCAGAAGTTGGCAGATttctcctcctatcccagccagCTCCAGGCTTTCGTCCTGTCCATGCATTGCAGGGACTACACACTGCTCATTGGGCCAGCGGATGACAAGGCTTGCTCAGATGGGACCCAACTGCTGGTGGCTGTTAGGTCCCAATTGGCAAACTTTGACCGACGTCAAGCCATCCGGCAGACTTGGGGCCAAACAGGGCTGGTGAGGAATGTGACAGTGCAGACTCTCTTcctgctgggcaggcaggggtcAGGGGACAGATATCCAGATCTGGAAGCACTTCTGCAGTTAGAGAGGCGGAAAAACAAGGATCTCCTGCTTTGGGACTTCCAGGATACCTTCTACAATCTGAGCCTAAAAGACATCCTATTCCTAGGGTGGCTAAAGGGACACTGCCCCAGCGTGGAGTTCATCTTCCTGGGGGATGATGATGTCTTTCTTAGGGTGGATGCTCTTGTGGCTTATACTGGGAGCCTTAATGCTACCCCTCAACGGGGCTTCTTCACTGGCCATGTCATCCAAGATGCTGCCCCAGTCCATGACAGCAAACACAAGTATTATGTCCCTGAGTCCTTCTATCAAGGCACCTACCCGCCCtatgtggggggtggagggttccTCTGTTCACGGGATGTGGCCACCCAGCTCTACGAGGCCTCATGCCACTTGCCCCTTTTCCCCATCAACAACGTCTACCTGGGGATCTGCTTGGAGGAGCTGGGGCTTGTGCCACAGAATCATCCTGGTTTCTGGACTTTCAACATGGAGGATGAGGGACAGGAGGATCTGTGTGCTTATAAAGATCTCATCCTGGTGGAACACAGGAAACCCCAGGATATCATTCGGCTGTGGCGAGGCCTGCATGACCCTGCTTTGACCTGCTAG
- the LOC102453681 gene encoding N-acetyllactosaminide beta-1,3-N-acetylglucosaminyltransferase 2-like isoform X1 gives MAQWAAQALTSPTPQSSSPPHTMKLGYIKVYVWLACVLVANVILYTVVMLSRRPLSLQTSRRTMFIGGHMKLWQPMDLHGLPLWHLLKLYMAQLDNPILRNVTAQFNLMLPGTCGESFHGASQKLADFSSYPSQLQAFVLSMHCRDYTLLIGPADDKACSDGTQLLVAVRSQLANFDRRQAIRQTWGQTGLVRNVTVQTLFLLGRQGSGDRYPDLEALLQLERRKNKDLLLWDFQDTFYNLSLKDILFLGWLKGHCPSVEFIFLGDDDVFLRVDALVAYTGSLNATPQRGFFTGHVIQDAAPVHDSKHKYYVPESFYQGTYPPYVGGGGFLCSRDVATQLYEASCHLPLFPINNVYLGICLEELGLVPQNHPGFWTFNMEDEGQEDLCAYKDLILVEHRKPQDIIRLWRGLHDPALTC, from the coding sequence ctcccctccacacaccatgAAGCTTGGCTACATCAAAGTCTATGTCTGGCTGGCCTGTGTCTTAGTCGCCAATGTGATACTCTACACTGTGGTGATGCTCTCAAGGAGGCCGCTCAGCCTGCAGACTTCAAGGAGAACAATGTTCATTGGGGGCCATATGAAGCTCTGGCAGCCCATGGACCTCCATGGCCTCCCACTCTGGCACCTGTTAAAGCTCTACATGGCCCAGCTGGACAACCCCATACTGAGGAATGTCACAGCTCAGTTCAATCTCATGCTGCCAGGGACGTGTGGAGAGAGCTTCCATGGGGCCTCCCAGAAGTTGGCAGATttctcctcctatcccagccagCTCCAGGCTTTCGTCCTGTCCATGCATTGCAGGGACTACACACTGCTCATTGGGCCAGCGGATGACAAGGCTTGCTCAGATGGGACCCAACTGCTGGTGGCTGTTAGGTCCCAATTGGCAAACTTTGACCGACGTCAAGCCATCCGGCAGACTTGGGGCCAAACAGGGCTGGTGAGGAATGTGACAGTGCAGACTCTCTTcctgctgggcaggcaggggtcAGGGGACAGATATCCAGATCTGGAAGCACTTCTGCAGTTAGAGAGGCGGAAAAACAAGGATCTCCTGCTTTGGGACTTCCAGGATACCTTCTACAATCTGAGCCTAAAAGACATCCTATTCCTAGGGTGGCTAAAGGGACACTGCCCCAGCGTGGAGTTCATCTTCCTGGGGGATGATGATGTCTTTCTTAGGGTGGATGCTCTTGTGGCTTATACTGGGAGCCTTAATGCTACCCCTCAACGGGGCTTCTTCACTGGCCATGTCATCCAAGATGCTGCCCCAGTCCATGACAGCAAACACAAGTATTATGTCCCTGAGTCCTTCTATCAAGGCACCTACCCGCCCtatgtggggggtggagggttccTCTGTTCACGGGATGTGGCCACCCAGCTCTACGAGGCCTCATGCCACTTGCCCCTTTTCCCCATCAACAACGTCTACCTGGGGATCTGCTTGGAGGAGCTGGGGCTTGTGCCACAGAATCATCCTGGTTTCTGGACTTTCAACATGGAGGATGAGGGACAGGAGGATCTGTGTGCTTATAAAGATCTCATCCTGGTGGAACACAGGAAACCCCAGGATATCATTCGGCTGTGGCGAGGCCTGCATGACCCTGCTTTGACCTGCTAG